In the Fusarium falciforme chromosome 6, complete sequence genome, GATGGGCCTTAACATGCCTTTCGCCCTGTTTGGACTGCCCGCATTAGAGAGTCTGTCTGTTGTCTATCCCAAGTCAACCGGAACAGTCGACTTGTTTGACGATGTGCGCGTTCCCAAGACGGGCCCACGAAGGCTCAGAAGGTTTACGCAGACCGAGATGTCGAGCTTTATGATCAAGGCGGATTTCATGTATGAGACCCATGGCGGAGACATTCCTATTGTCTGGGAAAAGGATGTCAGGACGCATTTGGACTTTGTCATGCAGGAGTTATCACAGGAAACGTTTTCTGGGCGGCCGCCGTGTTGGgatgaggagaggaagaggttgatgttGACAATGCATGCGTTGTGTTTTGATGTAGATGGTGGGAGATGAAGGTCGTTGAATTATGAATGATTACTCCTAAAAAAGAAACCTTTCTTGTGTTCCAATGGGCGATTAAGAAGTGACGGCACATAGTTGCTCCCATTCCGCGATCAAAGGGTCAATATACTGATGCCATCCATGATTCAGCTTGCCCCTGAGGATACATAGTAGTTGAAGCGGATACATGGCAATGTACCAGGCTGATCGCAACTTCTTTAGAAGAAGGCAATAGTATCCGAGAAACACCAAGGCAGCTGGATTCTCTTCTGCAAGGAGTCGAGTATACTCGATGGAGACTGTCGTCGGCCAGTTGCGAACCGCGGACCAAGTGTCGAAGCCATCACCCAGAGCTTCTGCAGACGCGAATGCATGTCCTAGCTTGTGTGCTGCATCTTGGAGAATTTCGCATTCGGTAGGAGACCACAAGCAATGTCCATTTTGACTAACGGACATCAACCTTTCCGTGATTTCAGACGCCTTCTTTTGGCTGATCTCCGTGTTGGGCTCTCCCCAAATTTGAACGAGCTGTCCAAGCGGACCAGTTGCAATGATGTGCCTGTAGCCATTCACCAGAGAGCATCCGTTCCGTATGAAGTATAACCAGCTACAAAGGCCATCTGGATCTGAGCTGCGAGATCGAGTGAGGAGGAGAGTGTTCTCCTGCCTCTCAGCTCCAAAAGCGTAGACGACCAGAAGATGTGAGAATGCAGCGATGGCTTCGCAGTTTGTTTCAGTCACATTCTCAATAGCTTCTCGAAATAAAGTCATGGCTTTGTTCTGATGTTCATGTGCGAGTGTGAGGTAAAGTTGATCCGATTGGTACTTTGTTGCAAGGTGGAGCGATGAGCAAGCCAGCACCGCATGCATCAGGAACGGGTTGTACTCGGCGATGCTGGGGACGGCGAGACGCCATATCTGCTCGTGCTGGCTGGGAAGGGTCTTGCATGTTACTGTCTGAAAGTGCTGGAGCAAGTTTTGTTCCGAAGTTCCCAATGTTCCTGTTGGAAGTCTTGCTATCCGGGAGCATCCATATTTGCCCTATAAACTGCATGTTATGTCAGGTGCAAGTGGTGATGTATCGGAATACTCACTCTTGTTTTAGGGTTGTCTATACTCGTAAAGTAGTGCAACAGGTTTCCACGGAAGAATGTTTGCAACGGCGCTGGAGTCCAGTCGATATCTGCATAGCCATGACGCCCATGTTCCGAGAGCCAATGCTTCTGCATACGCTTGGTAGAAATGCACAAGTACTCGCAGTCAGTGTCAAGACATCTCAGGCCATCAAAGACTGGCAAGTAGGGAACTGGAAAGTCGATGACTCGAGCCTTGATGACATCCCCAGGCTCGCATAGGTTGTACTTGGCGGTATAAGTCGTATACGGATGTCGTGCAGATCTGTAGATCTTGTGTATATCCTTAAGATGGCGATTGATGGCCCGGGGCTGGATGGCGTATTGACACTGTGTGCATACAAGAACTCGGTACTCGGGGTGATACTCGAGCAGTTTCTGAGGAGACGGCGGCATGACGACGATGGTAAACAGGGATGATGAGTTGTCATGGAACGGCACCTGAGGTTCTTAAGTAACAAGcggcttattaataacctctacCAACGGTGCAAGGTTGATGGGCCTTGATTGGAGCATGGCCAGGGGCGTCAGCTCAAAATCGACGGTGCCGTTCCATGAGACCCGCTCTTTGACTAGTATCATGGGATCGCTTATACTCGAGACGCATGATTTCTAGGTCAATTCCACATGGCAGGAGGAAGCTTTTGATAAAGAATATGGAACGGAGCTGACAGATGTTTCAAGCAGATTGTGGTTAGGAAATGTGCCAAAAGTCGCTGAGAGGCCAAGCCATTGCTATATAAAGGCGGCCGCACGTAGGGGGGACAGGTAGTATCAAGGAGGACCTGCACACTTGAAAGGTCCAAGCCTATTAACTAACTTTTTGTACCATCTTCTATTCAAGACAACAGACATGCGTGTGACGTTTGGTTCTTGGGTGTTTGGCCTTCTCAACGCCACCACCTTTTCCTCTCCTTCCGAGTCTGCCAACATCAACGCACGGCAGCTCATCGAACTCCCCAACGTCTGGATCGAAAACGTCGCCTTGCGCTCCAACGGCAACCTTCTTCTTACCACATTTGGCAATGGCGACATATACTCTGTGGATCCCTCGATTCCAGAGGCCCGTGTCGTTGCCAAAGTCAAAGACGTTGACGCCCTCACTGGGATCGCAGAGGTCGAGACGGACCTCTTTGTCGTTTCGGGGGGCATCTATGACGGAGGAACTTACTTTGAGGAGGGGTCTATGAAGATCTTACTTGTCGACTTTCGAGAGCGCGGAGAGTCCCACCATGGTAGCCCATCGGTTCGCCCCATTCTTGAGGGCAAAGATACTGGAGTTATCAACGGCATGACCCCTCTGCCGGACCACCAGCACATTGTTCTCGGCGCAGCTTCTTGGACAGGCGAGATTTGGCGAATCAACACAAAGACTCGTACTTCTGAAGTCGCCTTGCGAGACGACCTGCTGGCTGCTATCCCAACAGGACCTTATCCCCTCGGTGTCAACGGTCTCAAGATTTCGCGAGGACATCTCTACTTTACCAACACTGGCCGTCAGCTTTTTGGGCGTTTCAAAATCGATGAATACGGCAATAAGATTGGCGACGTCCAAGTTATATGGCAAGCACCGGCTGGCACGAAAATTGCCCCTGATGACTTTTCGTTGGATCAGGACGGGAACGCGTTTGTTGGTTGCTTCCCTGATTTGTTGATCAAGATCACCCCAGATGGTGAACAAACTGTTCTTATTAATGGGACGCTTGCCGGAGCGACCAGCACCACTTTCAGCAAAGATGGTAAAAGCCTTTTTGTCGTCACAACTGGGAAGGGGGTGGAAGGCATATCGGATGGCCAGGTTGTTCAGGTCGACCTTTGAAGGAAGGACTCGGCCTGGTTGTCAACGTCCGCCACCACACTGTCGAGTTGCAGTCACGCGGGCTCTGTGTGAAAAGATCTGTACTGTTCGAGCAAATTCCATTTGGGTATTGCTGCAAGTGAAATTAAACAGGGGGGTCTTCTAAATGCgcctaaataaaaaaacccaCGCTTCTAAACTCTAAGTGCATCGTGATTCCATCAAGTTATTTCATCCTGGCCAGGTTTTCATCGTAGCCTACTTTCCCCAGTCGTTTCGTACATGTAGCCCTGTCAATACTGCCACTGTATCTCCGAATACGTTGGTTAAACCaagccttggcctcttcgtcgtcgcaCGAATCCACCACATCATCGCCAAGCATCAGATCTCCGTACAGGTGGGTAACAGCCCACATTCTGAGGCTGGagacccatccatccatcttgggCTCCTTTACCAGCGTTCGCACGAAACTCTCGAGGAGTAACTCGGCGTCTGGGTACAGGATATTGCTCCTTTTGGGTGAGGGAGCGTCTTGGGGCTTGGTGGTGAATCTGTCTTTATACTCTGGTGTGACGGCGATGTGGGCGTAGGAGCAGGGCAACAGCACAACCCTTCCCTTGGCCTGATCATCTGTCGGTAATCTAAACCGTACCGAGTGCTTGTCGAGATTGCTGTATTGTTGGGCTACCCAACGATGACTCTGCTGTACCTTGGGGTCTGTGTACAAGGCTGGGTCGTCACGGGAGCCGTAAAACCAAGGGGCCTCCCGAAAGCCCCTTTGCTTCAAATTCTGAGCTGCAGTATCCAGGCTCGCATCTTCGACAACCAGCATGTAGTTCTGGCGAATAAGCATCGGCATCAAGGCACTGTATCAAGAGACTTTACCTACCTCGCAGACCAATCCAACACCAAGATTACCTATCGCCATATCACCCCATAGGATGGCAGACAGGGGATCCAAAGCTTCggatattatttctattggATCGGAAGACATATTCGTTGTGATGTGGACTTGAAAGAACTGAGTTGAGTAAGACAGATGAGTTGTCAGAGGGTTTGGGGGCCTGATCTGGTGCTGATTAATATTTCTCTGGGTACCATCTTCAAAGGCCCGGGCATCTATGAAAGAGGTCAAAATTTTGTGAGACAAACTGATGTTGGCATTTTTACGTAAGTGGCCTCTTAAAGCAACTGATTTCATAGCTCGGGCAATGGAAAGGTATCAGTTGGTTCGGGTGATCAGTCAAGCATCATGGTTTCAGCAAACAACCAAATTAAACTGGGCCTCAGCAGCAGTCGAGGCGTGCTTCAGCTTTGATGAGAcaagaaaaataattagctatgaTATgaaagttttattaataagaggcatataatttttaataatcagGTATGGTTCTCGAAGCGCAGTGCACTGAAGTTCGACAAGAATATCTAACTGAAGCCCGCAACGGCAGGCTTTCGCGTATGGATCTAAGCCCATAACATCAAATCTCCTGTACCGACATCGTGGAACCATGTTTGGCCCTTTTCGTCAGAAAAGTACCACACCTGGCTATTTGGATCCCAGTCAAAGTTGTGCCTCTCAAGATCTGCATCAAGGTACTGCAGCTGTTCCTTAAAGGCCCAGTACACCTCTGCGTATTCATTCCAGACCCAGGGGTACCAAGAACCCCTGGGCAAACGACCTTCAGGCAGAGCAGCTCGAAGCTCTCCGGTAGCTGAGCAACCGCATGTTGCACTGCGTCTTCACGGTCGGTGAGGTCCAGCCCATTGGCATCGACCGTCTCCAAGAGAATAGAGATGTCGTCGAGATCGGTTTCTTCCTTTCTCGTACCTTGAGGTTCAAACGCCGTGACGAACTTCTCCCTGAGGAGCCAGCGCGCACTGAAGATGGGGACATCCACCCCGTTGACCGAGATCACGGTAACATCGTTGTCTGGGTCATCGAGATTGTACTAAGGCCTGTTGGGCCAGGCCTCAACGTCGAACATTTCAATCTCGACGTGCTTGACAGAGCCATCATGCCTCTGTATGGTGATTGCTGGAGTAGTGACGCCGAACTGCTCCTTTGCCACAAAGGCTGTGGGGAAGTTCTCCAGCAGCCAGTGTGAGATGCTCTCAGCCGTCATGCTGCCTCGGGGCTGGACGACAAGATCGATGTCGTCGGTGACGTGCTGCACAAAGCCATATTGCATGCGCAAGATCGAGGTCGCCACACCGCCGCTAATGCTGAATTGTGCCTCGGATTGAGAGGGGTACTGGGCGAGACTTGATACGGCCTGCATGAGTTCTTCTGGGGAGAGGCGACGAGAACGTCTGGATGAAGACATGATCGGGGATTTAGAGGGCTTTGAGATCAACGAATGCGCGGAACCAGGGGAAATTATTTGGATTAACACTGTATTCTGTCTTGACAGATGGACTGGTATTTAATGCACTGTTCTCGTGCCTATGGTCTGTTAAGTGCCAGCGTCCTTGATTGTAAAACGGCCCCCAATATCTGCTTCCAATACCTGCACGTCTCGTACAAGGATACCTACATTGTGACCAGGCAGACGGACACTGATAAATGAAAAGAGCAGAAGGTGAGCCCCCCCCCTGGTTCTTCAAGCGAGTGGATGTTGGGGCTGTCGAATCTCGAGCAAAAAGGTTGTGCAAGTGTGCAAGCAAGAGGGGCATAGGACTCTGGCTTTACCAAAAGGGCATCGCTAAGTGTCTGAGCGTGAAGTAGCTCAAATATTTGCATTAAATTGTACAGATCCATAAAGCGATTACATCTGACCATCCGATTACATATCCATGAGCGCCatgcttctccctctcctcgagCCCACTCCGTGCTGGAACTAGCCGGCCCCATGTTGTGCCAGCTTGACTACCCAGGCAGAAGTGCAAGTCTGCGGGGATAGGGCGGATTAGGCTCTGGTGAAGCATCCGGTCCTGTCTGTCCCGGGTCCCCGAAATCAGGCGACATTCGTAGCAAATGATATTTGGCTTGTCGGGCCTTGAAACCACCTGCTAAGCTTGACTTGGTAACTGAGATatcgacttcttcttctccctgtCAATCTTGTAGAAATGGGCGATTCAGTCAAAGATGCTGCGCCTGCCAAAACCGGTCCCTATGTGGACAGCTGATCTGCCACATGCCGTGATATCAACTGCCTTGTTCTCAGTCTTGTCCATCACAGGGACTCCTCGACTCAGCACGCTCTCACTCCATTGATTTCCAACCCTCACCCTTGCAGTCTCCTTCACGAGAATATCCTTGGCTTCGTTTCTTGACGCAATCGCCCCCATCTTGTCTGCAACCGCTTCGGCAAGCAGGCCATCGGTGTCAGAAGCCGCATCTTGAAGAGCCAAAAGGCTCAGCTCGTCACCAACACCTTCCACCTTCAGCCCAATGAGTCTCCGGCGCTGCATCTCCACGGGGTACAGATTCTCGAGATCACCGAAGAGCCCGGTGATGTCTCCTATCAGTTTGCCCAAATTCTTGCTGTCATACAGTGTCCAAGCGAACTTCTTCCGCAATCCGGTTCCCTTTTGCCATTAATGAACGGTATCCTCTATCCGGCTATGAAAGTTGCGAACCACCGGGGCCAAATCTGAGTGTGTCAAGGCCCGAGAATCTGTAGCAGGGCCGTATCGACTCGATGACTTTTGCGCTTCTCCGAAAAGCAATCTGGTTTGAGCCAGGATCCTCCAGGCCTGTTGCGAAGTAATGACATGTGGCCCATTTGCTGCGAAACGAGGGTCAGTGTTGACAGCGACGGCCTCACCTCATCTACTGATGCGGGACCAGGCGATGTTGAGTTTCAGCTGGCATCGCTCAAATTCACGGCCAAATGACGACCCAGCTGGATTTATCCAAAGGAGTCGGCGCAATTGTTGAATAGCGCCGCAACGCTTAGTGCGCCAGCCACCGCGTCAAAGGTTTCGGccatgatggtcttggaaagagaggagaagagggataTTATGACAGCCCGATGGGATCTGTTAGCCAAGAGTTTCAAGGTCTGGCACAACGAcgcgaggaggacaagaaaaGGCCAATGGGGTCGGTTCGTTAAGCGCCGTGGCAACCAACAAGAAGCTTCCGTTGCTCGATCAGGCTGAGAGCTGAGCTGACCTCCGACGGCCTCCTTCGTTACCGTCCTCTGGTTGACGCTGTCCTTTAACCACGTTCTTCGGCATCTCGCAACCAAACATGGCATCGCTCAAACGCAAACGCTTGAATAGCGCATCCGATAGGCGTGCAGCTAACACGACCGGGCCCGTACATGCCGAAGGGAGTAGCAGAGTTCAGGTTGGGAACTCGTTCACAGAGGTTCACAACCACGAAGGACGACAAGCCAACGACGAATGTCTTCGAGATCTACGAACGACCGACCCACGCATAGACAAGACGCGAATCGAGAATGACAAAGGAGGGTTAGTGCAGGGCTCGTGCAACTGGGTTCTGGAGGACTCCAACTTCCAGCAATGGAGACAGGGAACAAATGATCGTCTTCTTTGGGTCAAGGGTGACCCGGGAAAGGGCAAAACCATGCTCCTTTGTGGTCTCATCGACGAATTGAAAAAATCTCAACCTTCTCTATCCTACTTCTTCTGCCAAGCTACCGACTCCAGGATCAACAACGCAACATCGGTCCTGCGAGGCCTCATCTACCTCCTTGTGGTCCAGGACGCATCTCTAACTCGACATGTGCGCAACAAGTGGGACCATGGAGGCAAGTCGACTTTCGACCCTCCAAATGGATGGCATGCCCTGTGCAACATTTTCGAGGATATACTGCATGACCATTCCAAGCCAACTTGTCTTGTCATCGACGCACTTGACGAGTGCGAGGGCGGCTCTCTGTCTTCACTTCTCAACTTGATTGTCTCCACGGCCTCCAAATTCCATCACATCAAGTGGCTTGTCTCCAGCCGCAACCTACCCGATATCGAACGTGGATTGGGAGGCGCCAATGTTGGTGGGAAGCTTGACATAAGCCTCGAAGCAAACGCTGGTCTCGTATCCAAAGCGGTTGCTAACTACATCGATTACAAAATAGACAACCTTGCGAAGCTCAGTTCCGAACTAGACTTGCGCAAGAATGTCAAAGAAACAATGCAACAAAAAGCCAATGGCACATTTCTTTGGGCAGCTCTCGCCCTTGACCAGTTGAAcgcagaagaggatgaggagctggaggacaACTCTGAGATGTTGGACATTCTCAACCAAGTACCCGAAGGATTGACCAACCTCTACGATAGGATGTGGAGGCAGGTCAGCGCTCAGGGTTCAAAGAACTCCAGGTCATGCAAAGTTATCCTTGCAACTATGTTTCTTGCATACCGACCACTCCAGCTCCAGGAACTGCCCATGCTTGCAGGTTTCAGGGGCAACCTTGCCAACCATGACACACTCGTAAAACTTGTCAGGCGATGTGGGTCTTTCTTGACTATCCAGCAAGACGCAGAGACAGTCCACTTTGTTCATCAGTCGGCCAAGGACTTTCTCACTGACAACAAGAATGCTTTTGATGGAATTTTTCCATCTGGCATGGGGGGCGGCCACCATCAACTGTTTTCTCGATCAGTCGAGGCCATGGCTACTGGCCTACGGCAAAACATCTATGGCTTGCGCAATCCAGGAGTTTTGACCAGCGAAATCGAGGTCCCAGTGCCAGACCCTCTTGCTGCGATGCGATACGCGTGTGTTCGCTGGCTTGACCATTTCTACGAATGGGTTTCTTCGAAACGAGATCGAGACCAAAATGATGCAAATGATGTCTTTGCTTTCCTGCAAGACAAATATCTCTACTGGCTTGAGGCCCTTGGTCTTTGTGGAAACGTCATCGAAGGAATTGCCTCTCTCAGAAAGCTTGAAGCTCTTGCGGTAAGTACATAGGATAAGCCATAACTAGATAAGCTTAATCTAACTTTTCTCAGGCACACAATCAGTGGGACCATCTGGCGACCCTGGCTCGTGATGCTCGGCGATTTGTCCTTGCCAACAGACAAGGAATAGAGACAGCCCCATTGCAGGTTTACGTTTCAGCACTCATCTTCTGTCCAACTTCCAGCTGGGTGCGGAAGAGGTTTGAGATGATGATACCAGGGTGGATCAAGAAGAAACCGAAAATGCAACCTGAATGGGATGCATGCTTGCTGACTCTTGAGGGACACGACTCAGAAGTCTGCCACTTAGCATTTTCTCCAGACAGCAGGATCATTGCGTCCAGTGATTGGGTAGGAACCATTAAAATCTGGGATCTGGAAACTGGAGCATGCTTGAACACCATTTCGGATCATCCCATGTGGATTTTCAAACTGGCCTTTTTATTTGGAGAATCCAGCACAATTCTCGCATCTGCAGGAAGGAGGCAGGTAGGAGATGGTCATTGTTATTCAATCAAGATTTGGGATCCATTGAACGGAAATACGCCACGAAGAGCATTTTCGATGCCCAACAACATGGCATACGACATCGCCTTTATGAAAGATGGCAGAAGGGCGGTGTGGGCCGATGAGGCGGGCGCATTGATCAAGTTGGATCTTGACACAGGACAATTCCTAGACACGATCAACAAGCTTCCTGCCGGTCCCATAGCAGTTTCACCGGACGGCCAGACCATCATCACATCCGATGGGGATTGTTGCCAAGTTTGGGATTGGTGCAACCCGGAAACAGCTCGTCTCACATTCGATGATTTGTTTCCAAATGAGTACTATTGGGTGGTGATCTCCCCTGACAGCACAAAGCTAGTAGTATATGGACAAAGCCCGAGGTATAAGCCTCTGCGCATCGAAGTTTGGGACTTGACCACAGGGGCCTGCACCACCTCTCTCAGAAATCCCAATATTGCCGACGGCGGCCTTGCATTTTCGCCAGATGGAACGGTGGTAGCTTTTGGAGATGCGCAAGGCACGGTCAGCCTATGGCATACAACAACAGACACAGTGGAGGTGTTCAGCGGCCATTGCGATGATATTTCGGCGCAGGCCATCTCTCCAGACGGGAGGCTACTCGCATCAGGGTCCGGGGACCACACAATCAAGATCTGGGACCCGACTATCAGAACTTCACCGAACTTTGACCCAGGCTATGATGTTGGGCCCCAAGACTGGCTTCTATCACCCAATGGGTTGTGGGTTGCTTCCATGACATACGACGTCATTAGAATGTGGAGCTCAGTGACGAGTAAATATGTTTTCGATCTACCTGAGCCCCCGCTAAACTCGACCGACGAGCTGGTAGACACTGTGGAATTCTCACCATGCGACAGGTGGCTGGCTTTTAAGGGTCGTGGTTTTATCACAATCTGGGACACGACAACGTGGGAAATTCAATACGAACTCCCGCCTCGGTTTCTTATCCAGGGCTACTGCCTCTCACTGAAAACCAACATCCTGGCAGAGGTACCCGACAAGAGTGACACCGTCGAGATCTGGGACTTACACACGCGCAAACTGAAATCAACATTTCCGAGCTTTCTGTGTGGGCATGATCATCTCAAACAGATGTCATTTTCCCCAAATGGGCTGTGGTTGGCATTAGCCTCAAAGAAAACGCTTGAGATATGGGATTGGGCTGCGAAGGAGTGCATACAGGTGGTCAATGAATATCCAGGTGAAATTTCATGGCATCCGACGCATGGTGGTTTGCTTCACACTTCTCATGGTAGCTATTGCGTTCAAGGGTCCACAGGAAACCGCTCGGTCGACAAGGTTCAAATGCAGAATGAGGACAAAGACCCAGTTCAAATGACCAAATACAACGAATGGGTCACAGTCCGTGGCAAACGTGTCCTTTGGGTCCCTCCTCAGTACCGGCCTCGCTTCAGGTACTATGAGCAGTATGGTACGGTTGTGGAAATGGCGGTGGATTATAACAAGTCAGGGATTGCTATGCTGGACAACTGCAACCGGGTGATTTATATTGAGTTTGACGTCCCCGAGATAGCTTTCAAGTTTTAGATATCAGAGACATGGGGCAGGGCTTCTTTTTGGGCGTTTGCATTTTGCAGCTCTGTGTCTTTCGAGAGAGTTGATAATCGCAATCATGGGTTTACAGAACCTTGAGCTTCCAAGATGGATGGGCCATGAATGAGCAGGTTGAAACCCGCGAGACCACTgcctttttatctttctaAACGGTTGCCGTGTTCAGTTAATTCTACATGTTCGAGCCAACTATCCTGCCAAATTCATCTGTATCCATGTATCTACGGCTTCAATCCTCAGATATACTAACCAAGCTATTCCTGTTGACCCCATAGGCATTCGTCTCGTTGATATCAGCGATTGACTGCACATGGAAGTCCTTAGTTTAGCACAAATTTTACACTCTTCTTCCAATCGTCCCTCGGCATCTTTAAAGAATTGATGTGCTCTTGCTCATTCTCGTATCCAATGCCCACCGTGCACAAGATATCCATTTTTTCTTCTATTCCCAGTTCTTTTCTAATAACATCAGGATAACCGGCCGGAGCAACAGACACCTGTGTGCCCAGCCCTCTCTCGGTCAACAACAGGAGTAGTGTCTGAAGGTAGATTCCCACGGAGAGAACATCAGACTTGTTCAGCTCCTTGTCGATGCAGACTACGGCAACAATCGGGGCGTTGTAAAACTTAAAGTTGCTGATCAaagtcttcatcatcgactCGGTATCCTCGCGGGCAATGTTGTATCCGTTAGGCCCATAGATATGATGACCCAGTTCGGACCGGTAGTTCTGGTACGATTCTGGGATCGTGGGGATCTGTAACTCAGTCTTATTCTCAAAGGCTGAGACGAGAGAGGCCGATAGGCGTTCTAGAGGAGGGCCAGATACAAGCGTCAGGCGCCACGGTTGGATGTTTGTCGACGAGGGTGCGTGCTGGGCTATGCTGAAGCATTCCTCGATGATGGATAGTGGTACTTTTCGACCTGTGCAAAAGGCTCGGGTGCTATGACGAGCCAGAATGGTCTTTGCAACAGCGTCGTGGGCAGATTGCTCTGCGGCGCGATGGATGGTCTGGTCctgggccatgatgatgtcggGACGTGAAAAAACAACGACATTTGATTATAAGTTGACGCAAGAAACTCCACAGCTGATTTATATAGAGGCAATGATTTCACCTCCATCCGGATGTTTCGAGCCCAGATGCTGAATCATAATGTTGATTACACGGGGATAGAGGACTATTCGGCCGAACAAAGATCATCCGCTGATGGTTGCATTTTCGTTGGGATGCCTACGT is a window encoding:
- a CDS encoding NACHT domain-containing protein — translated: MASLKRKRLNSASDRRAANTTGPVHAEGSSRVQVGNSFTEVHNHEGRQANDECLRDLRTTDPRIDKTRIENDKGGLVQGSCNWVLEDSNFQQWRQGTNDRLLWVKGDPGKGKTMLLCGLIDELKKSQPSLSYFFCQATDSRINNATSVLRGLIYLLVVQDASLTRHVRNKWDHGGKSTFDPPNGWHALCNIFEDILHDHSKPTCLVIDALDECEGGSLSSLLNLIVSTASKFHHIKWLVSSRNLPDIERGLGGANVGGKLDISLEANAGLVSKAVANYIDYKIDNLAKLSSELDLRKNVKETMQQKANGTFLWAALALDQLNAEEDEELEDNSEMLDILNQVPEGLTNLYDRMWRQVSAQGSKNSRSCKVILATMFLAYRPLQLQELPMLAGFRGNLANHDTLVKLVRRCGSFLTIQQDAETVHFVHQSAKDFLTDNKNAFDGIFPSGMGGGHHQLFSRSVEAMATGLRQNIYGLRNPGVLTSEIEVPVPDPLAAMRYACVRWLDHFYEWVSSKRDRDQNDANDVFAFLQDKYLYWLEALGLCGNVIEGIASLRKLEALAAHNQWDHLATLARDARRFVLANRQGIETAPLQVYVSALIFCPTSSWVRKRFEMMIPGWIKKKPKMQPEWDACLLTLEGHDSEVCHLAFSPDSRIIASSDWVGTIKIWDLETGACLNTISDHPMWIFKLAFLFGESSTILASAGRRQVGDGHCYSIKIWDPLNGNTPRRAFSMPNNMAYDIAFMKDGRRAVWADEAGALIKLDLDTGQFLDTINKLPAGPIAVSPDGQTIITSDGDCCQVWDWCNPETARLTFDDLFPNEYYWVVISPDSTKLVVYGQSPRYKPLRIEVWDLTTGACTTSLRNPNIADGGLAFSPDGTVVAFGDAQGTVSLWHTTTDTVEVFSGHCDDISAQAISPDGRLLASGSGDHTIKIWDPTIRTSPNFDPGYDVGPQDWLLSPNGLWVASMTYDVIRMWSSVTSKYVFDLPEPPLNSTDELVDTVEFSPCDRWLAFKGRGFITIWDTTTWEIQYELPPRFLIQGYCLSLKTNILAEVPDKSDTVEIWDLHTRKLKSTFPSFLCGHDHLKQMSFSPNGLWLALASKKTLEIWDWAAKECIQVVNEYPGEISWHPTHGGLLHTSHGSYCVQGSTGNRSVDKVQMQNEDKDPVQMTKYNEWVTVRGKRVLWVPPQYRPRFRYYEQYGTVVEMAVDYNKSGIAMLDNCNRVIYIEFDVPEIAFKF
- a CDS encoding Nitroreductase domain-containing protein, encoding MAQDQTIHRAAEQSAHDAVAKTILARHSTRAFCTGRKVPLSIIEECFSIAQHAPSSTNIQPWRLTLVSGPPLERLSASLVSAFENKTELQIPTIPESYQNYRSELGHHIYGPNGYNIAREDTESMMKTLISNFKFYNAPIVAVVCIDKELNKSDVLSVGIYLQTLLLLLTERGLGTQVSVAPAGYPDVIRKELGIEEKMDILCTVGIGYENEQEHINSLKMPRDDWKKSVKFVLN